TTGCCATTATTGAAGGACGGGATACCTTGCTTCAGGAGATCGCCGAATCTCCGCAAGCGCTTCGAGATTATCTTGCGGAAGCGGCAAAGACTCTGCTTGCGGAATCTCGTTTTCTCGATGTGCTTCCGGGATTCGTCCTGGATAGCGAGCGAGTCCCTCTGATCCAAGAACGGCTCGCTTCAATCGCTGATGGACGCCTGCACGATAGCCGAAGAAGTTCCTATAGCTAGCGCTCCCTCTCAGAACATCCCCTACGGTTGGACGATGGAATAGTCACATTCAAAGTGTCAGAAATTGCTATATAATTTCTGACAGAAGGTGAGACATGGAAAGATTGACAGAGTCCATTTTGGAGCGAGTCACAACCCTCCCCGAGGGTGCGCCGGTGAGCGCCAGGATGCTGCTGCATCTTGGAACGCGGCCAGCCATTGACCAGTCGCTTTCCCGGCTCGCCCGCCGAGGCCAGCTACTGCGAGCTGGTCGGGGAATCTATGTCTCGCCCGTTGTCACTCGTTTCGGGAGTAGCGCCCCTTTACCAGAGAAGGTGATCGAAGAACTATCCTCCCAGCGTGGGGAGACTATTGTTCCCTCCGCCGCAGCATCAGCGAACGCACTTGGTTTGACGACACAGGTTCCCGTCCGCACGGTTTATCTGACCTCTGGTAAAACCCGAAAGCTCACGCTCGGAAAACAGATCATTGAGCTACAGCACGCCGCCTCCTGGCAACTTGCCCTCGCCAAGGAACCTGCCGGAGAAATCGTCCGCGCCCTTGCATGGGCTGGCCCAGAGCGAGTGCATGAAGTGCTGAAAGAGATCGAGAGCAAGGTTCCACGATCCGACCTCCGAAAGGTCAACGAACATATCTCGTTGTTCCCCGGATGGCTGGCAACCGCATTGAGTCGAAGTGCCACGTATGCCTGAGAGTTTTCTCCAACTGAGTGCGAAGGACAAGGCGGATGCCCTTCGTGTAGCGGCCTCTGCCTCGGGGCGCCCAGGCTCTCTCTTGGAGAAGGATGTCTGGGTTGTTTGGGCTCTTTCGACTCTGTTTGAGTCTCCGCTCGGGAGCCATCTGGTATTCAAAGGCGGGACGGCCCTCTCAAAAACGTACAAGGCTACCCCTTAACAGCCATCCTTGTGTACCCTCGGGTTGCCAGCCACTTATTCAGCTCACGCTGGCCAGTAAATCTTCTTCAAAGGAAGAAGGGCACGGCTCTCTGCGTCCATCACGTCGTAGTGCTCCATTACGGACCTCCCAAACCCATCCATATCAAGCAGCGAGAGGTGATGGTTGGCACGCTCGGCTTCATACTTAGCCTCTCGTGTAAAACCGCCGGTGGAGACGTACAGCCCGTTATCGTTTTGTCTCAGTCCGCCTAAGAAGGCTCGGACTTCCGGCGCGCCGGTTGTTCCTTTCCGGTGCTTAACTTGAACAATGATCCGTGGTGTTTGGAAGCCAAACCCATCAGGCGAAGCCACGATATCGCGGCCTCTGTCTGCGCCAGGAAGTGATACTTGAGTCTTATATCCCATTGCCCTCAAGAGACCCGCTACCAGATCCTGCAGCTCATCCCATCCGAGTCTAGCTAACCTATCCTGAAGAAATTCAAGAGCGCGTTGTTCGATGTCCCTTCGGATGTCGGCTTCACTATCC
This is a stretch of genomic DNA from Granulicella sp. WH15. It encodes these proteins:
- a CDS encoding nucleotidyl transferase AbiEii/AbiGii toxin family protein, with amino-acid sequence MPESFLQLSAKDKADALRVAASASGRPGSLLEKDVWVVWALSTLFESPLGSHLVFKGGTALSKTYKATP
- a CDS encoding DUF6088 family protein produces the protein MERLTESILERVTTLPEGAPVSARMLLHLGTRPAIDQSLSRLARRGQLLRAGRGIYVSPVVTRFGSSAPLPEKVIEELSSQRGETIVPSAAASANALGLTTQVPVRTVYLTSGKTRKLTLGKQIIELQHAASWQLALAKEPAGEIVRALAWAGPERVHEVLKEIESKVPRSDLRKVNEHISLFPGWLATALSRSATYA